A part of Antechinus flavipes isolate AdamAnt ecotype Samford, QLD, Australia chromosome 6, AdamAnt_v2, whole genome shotgun sequence genomic DNA contains:
- the LOC127541324 gene encoding LOW QUALITY PROTEIN: vomeronasal type-1 receptor 4-like (The sequence of the model RefSeq protein was modified relative to this genomic sequence to represent the inferred CDS: deleted 1 base in 1 codon), with product MQSNDNIFCILHTFQIIIGVFGNGLLLFLYGFNLVTGQRTRPIDMIFVNLFFSHIVMILFRGIPLAIQVCTQEIFLSDTECKIIVYLQRVSRGLSLCNTCLLSVFQAITISSNNNKWAKLKANVPKHIVLSCVFMWVLNLLVDVVVPRHVTGPRNHTFSDLKKNLGYCSIDWHAVKNSNLVMWKTLYDVVFLGFMAISSGYMVLVLFRHKWQVQHLHSTSVNPIATPETRATKVILLLMITFVCFYSVSSIFVIVTEKSNDTSQWIIHMTVFFTSFYSTVSPFVLISSDSQILNCCNLFKRIKILILIH from the exons ATGCAGTCCAACGATAATATCTTCTGCATtttacatacctttcagattatAATTGGAGTCTTTGGAAATGGTTTACTCCTTTTCTTGTATGGTTTTAATTTAGTCACTGGTCAAAGGACAAGACCAattgatatgatttttgttaatttattcttttcccatATTGTTATGATTCTTTTTAGGGGTATACCGCTTGCAATCCAAGTTTGTACCCAGGAAATTTTCCTGAGTGACACTGAATGCAAAATCATTGTTTATCTGCAGAGAGTTTCCCGGGGACTTTCACTTTGCAATACCTGCCTTCTGAGTGTCTTCCAGGCCATCACCATCAGTTCCAACAATAACAAATGGGCCAAGCTCAAAGCCAATGTCCCAAAACACATTGTTCTATCGTGTGTCTTTATGTGGGTACTCAATTTGTTGGTAGATGTAGTTGTTCCTCGACATGTGACTGGCCCTAGGAACCACACGTTCAGTGACCTTAAGAAGAATCTAGGATACTGTTCAATAGACTGGCATGCCGTCAAAAACTCCAATCTTGTTATGTGGAAGACACTTTATGATGTGGTATTTCTGGGATTCATGGCCATTTCCAGTGGCTATATGGTGCTTGTTTTGTTTAGACATAAATGGCAAGTCCAACATCTTCATAGCACTAGTGTCAACCCTATTGCCACCCCAGAAACCAGAGCCACTAAAGTAATATTGTTGCTCATGATTACCTTTGTATGCTTTTATTCAGTTAGTTCCATCTTTGTTATTGTAACAGAAAAATCTAACGATACAAGCCAGTGGATTATACATATGACtgtattttttacttcattttactcAACAGTAAGTCCTTTTGTtttaatcagtagtgattcaCAGATCCTCAATTGTTGTAatcttttcaaaagaata aaaattctcATCCTCATTCATTAA